Genomic segment of Triticum aestivum cultivar Chinese Spring chromosome 6A, IWGSC CS RefSeq v2.1, whole genome shotgun sequence:
gacaatcaacggtttgctaggacatggtgggttagaggtttgacatggcaatttgggaggcatgataagcaagtggtaggcatcgtagcataggcatagcaaaagagcgagcatctagcaagcaaagatagaagtgatttcgagggtatgatcatcttgcctgcaaagttgtcagagttgacttgatcctcgtaagcgaactcaacgggctcctcattcatgaactcgtctcccggctctacccaaacaagaacaacaagcaaacagaacacaatcaaccacgtgcaaagctcaaacaacatgatgcgaacaTGGTATGGTATGCGGGACGTGgtatgggatgcatatgcaagatttgacaaggaatgattgaacctggactcaacttggaaatccaagagtgccactggaaaggtgaggtgatttcggttgaaatcgatataaaggtcACCGAAATCGgttgcacggtttggaaatggcaagcaaaacaaatatggcaccggactgcaataatcagcaagtgaccaaataaatgcatcaagataaatgtgctacagcactcaaacatgacaacaaaatacatggcaggggtccactcatgatgcttgacaaaagatgaacactgagctacggctaattcatccattaacaggttcaaacaagcatggcaaaagtgcaaatgataacaggtttcagactttgtgaaattaacacaagtctggaatttaacatcaggaagcacactttagaacatgaaaactatatgctacaggaacttaacatggcaaagcaaggcatggcatgaagtactcaaagcacttaataaaagtcccttagtgaccttgagccaaaagggataagaaaatacaattgcaagcatgtgaacatggcaaaaatataaacagatttcagacttcgtgaaaaactggagcatgcaaatcagttaacgagtaggcatgtttacgacctcgatgcactcactacagagcatggaatgaccaactaagcatacacccatcaagaagacatggcatagaagctagacatggcaagaacaacaacataggatgcacggatcaatagcaacatcctcggcaaaatcgctaatcatgtcaacaatctgccaagatcactttatagcaaaagtagagctcgattgactcaagctagggtgctccataattgcaaacaaagacatggatggatagagcaccacaatattaacaaaccatccttaatgatcatcctcaaaagaggcatggatcactaggaaacaacatgaacatatggcataacgacaaaatcaggacaaggacttagtgaaattctaagtccctgaaatcagcattaccgattacgctactttgcaagctcgtgctagtcaccacaaatatcacaaaaatacatggtaagcacctatgtaaagatgacatgacatataacaaaactcatgtagagctcaggagcatatcatgcacaaattaaacatggcaaaaatgacaaaatgccatttgatgaaacagatctgccaaatttctcacatagccctcttccaacagcatttcgggcatcaagatgaactcaaatgaaaatgatgcaatgatttGAAATGATGTACTggtcgagacgaacatttttatatgctacatGCGCAAACCAAAGCTACAGacgcagagttatggcatgtcaaagtatgcaagaaaattagggtttcggaaCAAAAGTCAACCGCGGGATATTTCCAGATctgagatccggccggagttactGTAGCAGAGGCGCGGAAAACGAGGTTCGCCGGGACCTGTTCGCCGGAATCGTCGCCGGACTTGACGGGGACGGAAGAGACGGCGGCCGGACCTTCGAGGGACGTCGGAGGAGCTCGCGGGGCACTCGCCGGCACCGGGCGGCGAGGTTGCCGCggtggggcggcgaggtgcggcCGGCCGGCGATGGTCGGCGGTGACCGGAGCGGAgcgagcggcggcggggcgtcaacgggcggcggcgcgacggaggaaggagaggtgaggaggcgcGCGGGGTCTCGGGCCTGGATggcggcggggagggccggcctcgggccaggcgggccggcgcgggcgaggCGGCGAACTGGGGACCCGCCGGGACACGTGACGCGCCCTGGTtcgtcgcgggcggcggcggcgactttgtccgaccggaccggacgtgtccggcacggCGCGGTGGAAGAGGAGCTAGGTTAGGGGTAGAATGATCCGCGAATTTTCGGGGAaggcctttatataggggtagaggaggctaggaagctccaaatggagtgcggttttcggccacgcgatcgtgatcgaacgctctagacgatggaaGGGTTTTTTGGTGGGTTTtaggccaaattggaagggtgttgggctgcaacacaaacgaggccttctcggtccctcggttaaccgttggagtatcaaacgaagtccaaatggcacgaaacttgacaggcggtctacggtagtaaaccaaggccgcatgacaagtctcggtccaatccggaaaagtttaacccccacacacgaaaagaggtagaaaggggcaccggaggagataggagcgccggaatgcaaaacggacaacggggaaaatgctcggatgcataagacgaacacgtatgcgaatgcaatgcacatgatgacatgatatgagatgcatgacaaagacaacaacacacacggagacaaaaacccgaaaccGAGAAAATAATATAACTTagaccggaaacggcaagagttggaatacatataaggtaaattacatctggggtgttacagacCGCCGCCAGCCGCGGGCGGCAAAGGCAGGTGGTTCGGCGCTGCAGGAAGAATAGTAATagccggaggaagaagaaggaataggAACTGTTGGAGTGCCATCTGAGATGCTGACAAATCAACTAACACAAGTTTTTTTTAGTCAACTTGCACTCTCAGTTAGGATCAGCAAACAACTAGTGCAACTCAggccctctttgattcgtaggattctcaaaacacgggaataggaaaaataaaggattggggtgacatgcccacttgaatcccataggattagtacatagtgtttgatgccacaggaaaaacaaagaaagtgaaaaaaaaaggttggagtggatgctagatttccaaTGAAATATAATAACATGATTCCATAGAaaaaatcctataggattcaatcctatgaatcaaacgaccaatgacAATGTAGAAAAAAATTCTAAGGGTTCTCTAGACTTTGTAAATATAATGCATGTCCTTAAGACAAGTGCTAGTGAAAAAAAATGGCACATCAGAGTCACCGGTGCTCAGGAAAGGAGATACATGCTTGAGTTTGCTTCACTGCTTCCCCAGTGCCTGCATGCAAAAGTGACCGTCTCTTTCTTATACAGCGCTTCATGCGGTGTTATTCTGAgtgcttcttttccttttcatcCACGCATATGATCTGATCACTGTACACCATTGTGCATTGGACGCCACAGGTGCTTGAGCCGGTGCTAGCAAGACAGGGAACGCAAGACAGTTGCCCCATCTAAGCACCTGTGTAGACTTGCTAGCTTTGGACAAAGCTAATGTTTTACAAGTGCTTAGTGACACCTCAATATTTCTCCTTAAGCACGTGTGTCTAAACACTCTGCACTGTACAAGGCTTTAACCTCCCTTTTTCTAGAAGAGAGCTAGGCCTCTCTTCCTGCCAACACTTGCCGAAACGGTTTTAAAGTCCATACATATGCAAATATGTAATCGTCTCCACAAACACTAAGGCAGCTGTCAAAAACCGTTTCCAGTAAGAACAAAACCTCGGGGTTACACGAACGCTGGACATCAAGCAGCAAAGCACAGATTGCCGCAGCATTACCCATGCCATCACAGTTCCAAAATAACAGCTTCATACTCCCTTCATTTCGAATTACTCGTCGCAGGTATGAATATATCTAGATTACTTGTTATAGGTAtgaatgtatttagatgtattttagttctagatacatccattcctacgacgagtaatttggaacagagggagtagatggcAGCGGTCTCCTCCACGAGACCCCGTCGATCCTGTAAAACTTCCAGATGCAATCGCAAGGAGACCTCACGAACAAAACAGGAACCCTAGATGCAGCATCACCATCCCGCCCACCACAAACGCTCAAGACCAGGAAGTGGCTCAACGACCACCCCTTGATAACTCAAGAACCACCAGCATCTAGGGAGAGTAAAGCAACATAGTAGAACATCTGCTTTcattaaattattattattatcattagaAAGATATAAACGCAACagttcacctttgccgttttactCTCAATCTGCTAAGACTACGATAGTTACCAACCAAAACAGCCAGTAATAATATACCAATTCCCCATATGTAATAATGCGGTAGGAACCAAAGGACTAGCAAACAATTCCCGTACATTCCATCGACCATTACACATCGGAAATTGAAACTTGAAACAAGCGACTAGAAAACTGCCTGTAAACTTCAGTTAAGATTCTGTTCACAGCTCGCAGAGAATACAAATACGAGAGGCAACACATGGCCAGGTAGAATTCCAGGGGTGAGGCTTCTCCCTTCCGAGGAACACCAGTGATAATGTTCTATATGGGTGCCATGCTCAACGGTTACCACCACCGCTGCGGACACCATATCCCCCTCTGCCTCGCCGCTGCTGCTGACCACGCCGCTGCTGGTTAAACTGATGGCCATTGGTAGGAGCTTTTGGTTGCTGCGGTGGCATGACCCTCATCCGTTGCTGCTTCATCTGTGCAAAGAGCGCATCCATTGTCCTTGGAGGCTCATTCTGCATCTCCTTACCCTAGTAACAGAAAGAAAACATTATTAGCAATGCTACAAAAAGGTATTAGGTGGACAACAAATGCAATACAAATATGAAATGTTTAGGCAGGGTTTCATGTCTCATGCAACTCAAGAAAAACCAGTGTGTTTCATGTTTGTCATCGAGGTGCAGAAAAACATTGCAATAGGAAAAACACATGAATAAGATATCATATACTATGGTTTCCTACACGATCTCGAAAATAGGAATTTTGAAGTAGTGTGTTTCGATGGTTCACAGGAAATAAATACAGGAATTGTGAAGGCATGAGGAGAGTCCATAGAGATAGAGAAAGTGTATTGGACTTCTGAGAGGAAAAGAAAAATGAGGTTTAGCACATATTAGATTTCCTATGGAATTGTAGGCATGGGATGCATCCCACTGGAATTTGACAAGCCAGAATCCTACATCCAAAACTCAAAGGGCTGGAACCAACATTTGTGCAAAATACAATACAAAAGGGCGCTTAAAATGCTAGATGTCACTCTGCAAAGAAGATGCTATTTTTCGATAGTGGAAATGCGTGCAAAACAAACACGCATCAAGATATGTTACTAGGAGTTGAGTATGAAGTCGTTTTTTAAGCAACTTTCCATGCATGCACAAGAATACCTTCCAACTCCTAACCGTCATAAATGGAAAATATTATCATATGCCAATCTAGTTTTAACTACTCCAATCAGAGAAAGATATGTGTAAATGTGTATTGATGTCTTCCAAGTAAAAAACCAAATCTCATAACTAGCTCCACTACCTACCATAAAAGGCATATAAACATCTATATTCTTCCCCTTAGATAGCCATCCCCGCAGTACTCTTTAGAATAGCACACTGGTGCGATCTCTTCTGTAACCACAGACCCATCAGTGATCGCTTTTAGCAGGCATATATATGACCACGGCATACACAGGGCGACAAACAACTTTGTGGGTTTCATATCTGGCAAGTACCTTCAACTAAACATGTGGAGTATTAAATACATCTACTACCAATCAATACTGATAATACTGGATAACTGATCCAGATCAGCATGGCCTATTCTGAAACAAGCAACAGTATCCTTTTTTGGAAGTAACATTTTCTATTAGCACGATGTTTTTGAAGCAGCATAAAACAAGTGAAAAGGTTGGCACCAACAATCAGAATGCTAATTAGATAAAAAAAAATAGCTACTAGCTGTGCTACAATGGTGCTCCCATTCCTACAAGGTAGAGAACTTAAGCAAGTGGACAAATAGATCAACAAGGTTTACACATTAAATAACAACAAAATTAGAAGGCTTGTCCTCAAATATTATAAAGAACAATGATCATAGCTTATATTGCTAAGTCTACTTCCATTTCAAATCAGTTTGTACCTTGCTGTTCTGAAGAGCCTCGCTTACGGGCCTCCTCTGTGCTGAGGTAGACGGGCCACTGCATACAGAGCAAAACATTAGTGGCCCACATGAGGAGTTACCTACCAAGAATCGTGCGCAACAGAGAACCAACAGGTAGTTTTAATGGTCTGTTCTTCATGGTGGTAAAGCACAATCACCATACTCTTCAAAATAAGAATTCTCTATGTTCTAAATCAGGTGCACATACCATGTTTTTGAACAAAACAAAGCAATAAATGATAACTATAACTGATTTCTGATCAAAGACTGCATATATAGATTCCACTTGATCCATAAGGCCTCACATCCTATACTGTTACATCCACCAAATGAATGCAGACAATCCAACAACTTTCCCAGTTGACACAATTTTACTGCTTGGTCAGACCGTTAAGCTCATGATAGCAAGTTAGACTGCTGAGACAATCAAGCCAAAGGAATGCTAGGAATCAAGGAAAGTGATCACATGAGTTGGTCCCAAAAGGCAGCCTCCATACAGCACGGCGTACTGGGATGATTCTTGACAAGAAAAAATCATGAGATACCATGATATACTATTACCCAGTTGAACTGCGGACACATGGCTAGCTTCTTTGCTGAGAACCAGTGAACAATTGAAAACATAGAGCACTTGCTGATCGAAATCCAAGATAGGCACTGGCAATAATGCACGACACTATGATACAAACCAATCAGGCATATGAGAACAGCAGCAAAAATAAATTACTGAGACACAGCATACGACAATTTTGTTGGTGTGAACACACTAACCTACATTCACACTGTTTTCATGAACAAACAAAAGCTTATCGTCTGCACAATTTAGCTAGTGGTCAAAACCACTTTATCTCTGGTCATACAAAGGATCTGTGGTGTCCAGTGGCCAGTGGTATCAGATGCTAGAAAGTATCATATCCAGCTCCTACCAAGCCAGCAAATGAGAACAAGGTTGACCGCCCAAATAAATAGTGTTGACCACCCAAAATAGCACCAGTCCAACTGCTAATACATCATAAATAGCCTTGTTGTATGTAAGGCAACACCAGATGTACATCCAAGGTGTTCCAGCAGCTTCACAAATTTGACCATCAGTCCATTACAGCCAGAATAAAAGTTTTTGATCACACAGCCATAATGAAAGTAATCCATAGCTTTGTGAGTTTAAGGCCCTTAGATAACCATGCAATCCAATATGATCTGCTCAGTTTACTGCAACTCTTATTCATCGTGTATTTCTCACACTTCAACCAAAAAGTAGGCCTTGTGCCACAATACTACGAAGTTGGTTGATGTTTATACTTCCATGTGAACCAATGGAATACAGATAGCAGCAAAATTAATATGGGTTCAACAGAAACACCAGCACCATAACTTCAGCCAATAGACCCAAAGGTGCAAGTCAAATTATTTAACGGGTCCTTGAATGCCACCTTATCGTAAGCAATAAAAGAACCATTGTTTACCTGTTCATAATTTGTTTGTTCAGATAAAGTGACTAGAGTAACTACACAAAGACAGATAACATTGTAGTGATTTGTTGATACCTTGGTTTGTTCCATCTGTCAGCCCTACCGCGCACAGGCATAGTAGCAGCCTTGTTTGCAGCCTGCTTTGTGATTTGGAACTGATTTGCATCAAGATTTGACCTCCTTTGTGCCAGAACACCCTAATAAACCAAAGCAACATTAGAAAACCAAACATAAGGCAATCTATATACAGTAACTTTGAGTAGCACATACTTGTCGTATAGATGATCTAGACTCATGAAATCGCTGAACCTTTGCCTTCCCTTGATTACTATTACCATTCTGAAAAGGACGCTTTTTTACCTGTGATTACAGAAAATATGGTAATTATCAGAACTTGGCAGTACATTATAACAATGTAAAGGAAGAGgggcacaacaacaacaacaacaacaaagcctttagtcccaaacaagttggggtaggctagaggtgaaacccataagatctcacaaccaactcatggttctggcacatggatagcaagcttccacgcacccctatcCATGGCGAAGAGGGGCGCACTCAAATGAATTATAAGGCCTACCTGCTGTCTAGGGGCTTTCTTGCCTGCAGGACCTTTTTTCTTTGACATCTTAATAATATCCTCTgtataaacacacaagaaaaaacaTGAGCTAAGTTAATCTCCAAGATATGAATCAGTGTCACAGAACAAACAACAAATGAATAGCATACCCAGAGTCATGTCCATCTTTTTCTCAGTAAAAGCAATAGCTTCAGCAGTGAGTGGCACTGAATCCATATCTGAAAGCAATTAGGGAAAGAATCACTAAAATGCACCGATACGGACAGGTGTATCAGTATCGGGCCGATAAAGATACGTAATTTGCCATTTTGGAAAAGCGCCAATACAGGGATACGTTTTACTAAATTTTTTTATTCAAAAAAAAATGTGTACAGAAGCTAGGAACAGCAGATTACCTTGTTTGCTGCTCTCCTGAGGATGCTGAAGCAGCTCCAAGCCTCTCCAATTGACTATGTTGATGCCCTGTTCAAAAGGGATATGATTAGACTCTTAGTAAGTGTAGAATTAATATGGAACAAAATCAAATCATTAGGGAGTGATTGGTTCAGCTGAAAATTTTGGAAAAGCTGCTGTGAACTTTGGGAAAGCAGCTGTGAGAAAGCTGACAGTTGCTTGGTTGGAACAACAGTGAAACTGTGGATTGAGTTTGAATAGTCCGTAATGCCCCCTAATGACCCTGAAGGAAAATTTCATTTTTGTAATGTGAGTTCTAAATTATAGCACTACACATGCTCTTTCAAAGTTGAAGAGGTTTCTGAATTTATGTAATTTTGTTCAAATTCACCAGCATATGCAATTCAATTTTTACACAATAATATTCATAGAAATTCTGCACATTGTTTCATTTCAATCAAATCCGTAGAGATATTTTCACCCCCAAAAAATCAAACTTGTGACTTGTTGGACAGAGATTTAAAACCAAAGCATATTCATTCTTCCAAGACGAATACAAAGAACTGATGGCACGAGTATACAACAGAAAGCGTTGATCAATACCAACCTTTGAGCCAATGTTAAAAAAAAAGCTGAAAGCGGAAAGCGTAAGCGAAGCGGAAGGCCACAGCTTAGAGCAGTTGGGCGCTTGAacgtttttttgtgtttttttttttgctttcgaAATTGGACAGAATATGGCTGCTTTTGAATAATATTCACAGGAAAATAGGAAACATAGCACATAAATAATTGAAATAGCATGTGAAATGCAGTGCACGCCATTGTAAATACACAACAGGTTCACACAGCAAGCAAAATAGCAGGTAAAAGCCTAAAATGGAGTTCATTTTCAAACAAACATAGCCTAATAATAAGATAAATGGCATGTTGCCATCAATTGCCCAAGCAAGCAGAAGCATATTTCACCTGTTTAGAAGCATAAACAATAAAAGAGAACTTGAGGAAACAGACATTGCCCCTTAGTTTTGGATTTAACGACAGGTACTGCATGTTGTGTTCACATAAATGGGTACATGGGGTAATTATGTGTTGCAGGAAATTTCAATGGTGTGAACCTATCAAAGAATAGTATCAAATGTTGCCATCCACTATCGCAACACCCTCTCCTTTCCC
This window contains:
- the LOC123128204 gene encoding uncharacterized protein isoform X1, whose amino-acid sequence is MDSVPLTAEAIAFTEKKMDMTLEDIIKMSKKKGPAGKKAPRQQVKKRPFQNGNSNQGKAKVQRFHESRSSIRQGVLAQRRSNLDANQFQITKQAANKAATMPVRGRADRWNKPSGPSTSAQRRPVSEALQNSKGKEMQNEPPRTMDALFAQMKQQRMRVMPPQQPKAPTNGHQFNQQRRGQQQRRGRGGYGVRSGGGNR
- the LOC123128204 gene encoding uncharacterized protein isoform X2, whose amino-acid sequence is MDSVPLTAEAIAFTEKKMDMTLEDIIKMSKKKGPAGKKAPRQQVKKRPFQNGNSNQGKAKVQRFHESRSSIRQGVLAQRRSNLDANQFQITKQAANKAATMPVRGRADRWNKPSGPSTSAQRRPVSEALQNSKKRSHQCAILKSTAGMAI